TCGCAGCTGTTCCTGGTCAACGAGCAGAAATATTTCGCGAGCTCGGACGGGTCGTACATCGACCAGGACGTCCACCGCATCTGGGCACCGTTCACCGTCACCGCGATCGACAAGGCAACGGGCAAGTTCCGCTCGCGCGACGGCCTCTCGGCGCCGATGGGGCTGGGCTATGAATATCTCGCGGGCAACGCCGCCGACAAGGTACGCTCGCCCAACGGCGTCATCAGCTACAACAAGTCGTACGACATGCGCGAAGACGCGGTCGCGGCGGCGCGCCAGGCGCAGGAAAAGCTCAAGGCGCCCTCGGTCAAGCCCGGCCGCTACGACCTGGTGCTCGATCCCAACCATCTGGGGCTCACCATCCATGAATCGGTCGGCCATCCGCTCGAGCTCGATCGCGTGCTCGGCTATGAAGCCAATTACGCCGGCACCAGCTTCGCGACGCTCGACAAGCGCAAGGAGCGGTTCAAATATGGCAGCGACATCGTCAACATCGTCGCCGACAAGATGCAGCCGGGCAGCCTGGGCGCGGTCGGCTATGACGATGAAGGCATCAAGACCAAGCGCTGGCCGCTGATCCAGGACGGCCGCCTGGTCGATTACCAGGCGACGCGCGATCAAGCGCATATCCTGGGCAAGACCGAATCCGATGGCTGTTCCTATGCCGACAGCTGGTCGACGGTGCAGTTCCAGCGGATGCCCAACGTCTCGCTGCAACCCGGCAAGGCCAAGCTCAGCCTGAACGACATGATCGCCGGGGTCGACAACGGCATCTACATCCTTGGCCGCGGGTCGTTCTCGATCGACCAGCAGCGCTATAACGCGCAGTTCGGCGGCACGCTGTTCTACGAGATCAAGAACGGCAAGATCACCCAGCCGATCGAGGATGTCGCGTATCAGATGCGCACTCCTGAATTCTGGGCTGCGTGTTCAGGGATTTGCGACCAGAGCGATTATCGCCTGTTCGGGTCGTTCTTCGACGGCAAGGGGCAGCCGAGCCAGGTTTCGGCGGTCAGCCACGGGTCGGCGACGACCCGCTTCGACGGCATCAACGTCATCAACACCGCGCGCGCGCTCGGTTGAACGGTACGCGGGGAGAACACGACAATGGCAATCATGACCGAGGCCGAGGCCAAGACGATCCTCGACAAGGTGGTCGCGCTGGCGACCGCCGATGAATGCACCGCGCAGCTGACCGGATCGGACCAGGGCAATATCCGCTTCGCGCTCAACAACGTCTCGACCAGCGGCGCGGTGAGCAACACCGATCTGGCGGTGCAGGTGGCGTTCGGGCGGCGCGTCGGCACCGCGACGATCAACGAGTTTTCGGATGCCGCGCTCGCACGCGTCGTCCAGCGCGCCGAGGCGCTGGCCAAACTCGCGCCCGAAAGCCCCGAATTCGTGCCCGCGGTGGGCAAGCAGAGCTATCGCGCGACCAACACCTTCAGCCAGGCGACCGCGGCGATCACCCCCGATCAGCGCGCCGAGATCGCGCGCGCCTCGATCGCGCCGTGCCGCGCGGAGAAACTGATCGCCGCGGGGTTCCTCGAGGACGGCCAGAGCTTCGTCGCCTTTGCCAATTCGAACGGCAATTTCGGCTATCAGCGCGCAACGCTGATGGACTACACCTGCACCGTGCGGACCGAGGACGGGCGCGGTTCGGGCTGGGTCGGCAGCAATCTGCAGGACATCAGCGGCTTCAGCGCCGCGCGCGATGTCGATATCGCGATGCGCAAGGCGAGCGCCTCGGTCGAGGCACAGGCGCTCGAGCCCGGCAAATATACCGTCATCCTTGAACCCGCTGCCGCAGCGGGGTTGATCGGCTTCATGACGCGCTATTTCGATGCGCGGCAGGCCGATGAGGGCCGCAGCTTCCTGTCGAAGGCGGGCGGCGGCAACAAGATCGGCCAGCAGGTGTTCGACCCGCGCGTCGACCTCTATTCGGACCCGGCGCATCCCGGCCTCGCGACGATGCCGTGGGACGACGAAGGCCTGCCGCGCCAGCGCCAGTCCTGGGTCGAAAAGGGCCGCGTCACCGACATGATGTATTCGCGCTTCTGGGCGCAGAAGCAGGGCAAGACCGCGCGCGGCATGCCGGGCAATCTGATCATGGCGGGCGGCACCAAATCGACCGCCGACCTGGTCCGCGAAACCGAGCGCGGCGTGCTCGTCACGCGCACCTGGTATATCCGCATGGTCGATCCGCAGACCGTGCTGCTCACCGGCCTGACGCGCGACGGCACCTTCTATATCGAGAACGGCCAGATCAAATATCCGCTGAAGAATTTCCGCTTCAACGAATCGCCGGTCATCATGCTCAACAATATCGACGAGCTGGGCCGTCCGGTGCGCGTCAGCGACGAGGGCGGGTTGCAAATGATGATCCCGGCGATGCGGCTGCGCGACTTCACCTTCACCTCGCTGTCGGACGCGGTGTAGGATCGGGGTGCGGCAGTCGATCTTGTCCGTTCGTGCCGCACCTGCAGCGCTCAGGCTGTTCGCGTCGTATCCAGGGGCACTGCGTCACCCCGGACTTGGTCCGGGGTCCACGGCGCCGCAAGGCACGCGGGTTCAAAGTTTGCGGGACGGTGGACCCCGGAACAAGTCCGGGGTGACGAAAGGTTTAGGGTCGGCCCCATGCCGATGACCCGTGCGCAATTCCTCCGGCTGCTCGGCGGCAGCGCGATCGCCGCCGCGCTGCCTTCGGTGGCGAGCGCGGCGCCCGAATACGATTTCTGGTTCACCCGGCTACGCTATGATTCGGGCGACTGGGACGTCGATCAGCGGATGCCCGCCAACATCCTCACCTCGCTGGTCGACTATACCAACCTGCGCATCGATCCGCGCGAGCGCGTCGTTCGCCTGTCCGACCCGGCGATGCTGCGCGCGCCCTTCTGCTATCTCGCGGGGCACAAGCTGGTCGATTTCAGCACCGCCGAGGCGGCCAATTTCAAGGCCTATGTCGAAAATGGCGGCTTCGTGTTCGTCGATGATTGCAACCACGATATTGACGGCCTGTTCGCCAAGTCGTTCGAGCGCCAGATGGCGAAGC
The genomic region above belongs to Sphingomonas qomolangmaensis and contains:
- a CDS encoding TldD/PmbA family protein, translating into MAIMTEAEAKTILDKVVALATADECTAQLTGSDQGNIRFALNNVSTSGAVSNTDLAVQVAFGRRVGTATINEFSDAALARVVQRAEALAKLAPESPEFVPAVGKQSYRATNTFSQATAAITPDQRAEIARASIAPCRAEKLIAAGFLEDGQSFVAFANSNGNFGYQRATLMDYTCTVRTEDGRGSGWVGSNLQDISGFSAARDVDIAMRKASASVEAQALEPGKYTVILEPAAAAGLIGFMTRYFDARQADEGRSFLSKAGGGNKIGQQVFDPRVDLYSDPAHPGLATMPWDDEGLPRQRQSWVEKGRVTDMMYSRFWAQKQGKTARGMPGNLIMAGGTKSTADLVRETERGVLVTRTWYIRMVDPQTVLLTGLTRDGTFYIENGQIKYPLKNFRFNESPVIMLNNIDELGRPVRVSDEGGLQMMIPAMRLRDFTFTSLSDAV
- a CDS encoding TldD/PmbA family protein, whose protein sequence is MDRRQFLAACGVGAGGMLLPGFSGHAIAAEQLVDPIEAAVKRKLADAGLSAASQGGASYCDVRVGRYLRQFVLTREANVQNVVNTESSGVGVRVIADGAWGFAATNTMTPEAVAEATRLAIAIARANAKSQTAPVRLAPAKGVGEVSWRTPIQRNAMEVPLKEKVDLLLGVNAAAMGAGASFVNSQLFLVNEQKYFASSDGSYIDQDVHRIWAPFTVTAIDKATGKFRSRDGLSAPMGLGYEYLAGNAADKVRSPNGVISYNKSYDMREDAVAAARQAQEKLKAPSVKPGRYDLVLDPNHLGLTIHESVGHPLELDRVLGYEANYAGTSFATLDKRKERFKYGSDIVNIVADKMQPGSLGAVGYDDEGIKTKRWPLIQDGRLVDYQATRDQAHILGKTESDGCSYADSWSTVQFQRMPNVSLQPGKAKLSLNDMIAGVDNGIYILGRGSFSIDQQRYNAQFGGTLFYEIKNGKITQPIEDVAYQMRTPEFWAACSGICDQSDYRLFGSFFDGKGQPSQVSAVSHGSATTRFDGINVINTARALG
- a CDS encoding DUF4159 domain-containing protein: MPMTRAQFLRLLGGSAIAAALPSVASAAPEYDFWFTRLRYDSGDWDVDQRMPANILTSLVDYTNLRIDPRERVVRLSDPAMLRAPFCYLAGHKLVDFSTAEAANFKAYVENGGFVFVDDCNHDIDGLFAKSFERQMAKLFGADPLKKLPNTHPIYSSFFKFEGPPATSFELNGWGDDLVHDYLKGYTANGRLGILYSNKDYGCEWDYDWRNKRFLAEDNTKLAVNIIVYALTV